TGTCACCGAAAGGAATCACATAAATGCGGCCCATACCGCTCGTCTTCGACAATACCTCGCCGATATCTTTGACAAGCAACTCGGACTCCGACGAAGTAGCGGGACGACCGGAAAAGTGCACACCGACGCCGATGGCACCACGCCGCAAGATGCGCCACGTCGCAACCGGAGAGTCGATACCGCTTGAAAGCAGAGACACCACTTTTCCCGAACTACCGGACGGCAGTCCTCCGATGCCTTCGATTCTCCGCGCGGAAATCAACGTATCTCCACCGACGATGATGATGGAAACATTCACGTCGGGATTCTTGAGTTTGACTTTTGCGCCCGTATGCTCGACGAGAAACGCGCCCACGACCTCGTTGAGCTCGAGGCTCGTCATGGTGAAGTCGGTATTGGAGCGTTTGGCGGTGACACGGAAGGTGTTGAATGCACCGGCCTCGCGTATGACACGAAGCGCGACATTCTCGATTTCTTGAAGGGAGCGTCCTATACGGTATGAAATCATCACATGTGCAACACCGGCGATATCGGCTATCATGCGTGCCAACTCGTCTGCTTCGCACTTTTCAGGCACTTCTACGAGAATACGGCCGGAAAGTCTTATCGCCGGCGCCACTTTTTTCGATTTGAGGACAAAATCGATATTATTCATTAAACGTCGTTCAAACTTAGACCGATTTTTACCTTTGAGGCCGAGTTCGTGATAAGAGACGACGCAGACGGTTGAAATCATCGTTCGTTTGAGAAGCTGTGAGAATACAACCTACTCTGCAGCCTTTTCTGCAGCCTTTACATCACCGTTTGCAATTTCTTTCATCGCAATCGAGAGCGGTTTCTCCTCGGTGATACGTGAAACATCGCTCGCGCTCATGACATTGAGAGCCTGGTCGCGTACACCGTGAATCATGTCGTTGATTTGACGTGCACGTTTTGAGGACAACGTACAGAGGGTAAATTTCGAATCGACTTGCTTGAGAAGTTCATCGTAAGGTGGATTGACTACAGACATTCCTACTCCTTTATGATACGCGCGTGAGAATCGATAATAGCAGTGAGCTCATCGCACGCTTGAGATAAATCATCGTTGACGACTATATGATTATAACGTGCTTTGAACCCCAACTCGCTATTTACACGATTAATTCTTTCCTCTATTTGTTGCGGCGCTTCCGTTCCGCGCTTTATGAGGCGACTCTTCAATTCCTCGATCGAAGGAGGCTCCACGAAAATCGTAACGGCATAAGGCGCAATTTTTTGAACCTGAAGAGCGCCGTTCACATCGATTTCCAAAATTACCTGCTTGCCGGCCGCAACATGCTTCTCGACAGGCGCTTTGGGAGTCCCGTAATAATTGGAAAAATGTTTCGAATATTCGAGAAGGTCGCCGGTATCGATAAGCGCTTGAAACTGCTCGCGTGAGACATAATAATAGCTGATTCCGGCGACTTCACCGGGACGCATGCTGCGTGTTGTGGCGGATACGGACAGCCATGCATCGGGCACACGACAAAGAATCTCCTTCACAAGAGTTCCTTTTCCTGCGCCCGAGGGGCCTGAAATTATAAATAAGTTACCTTTGCGCAAACGCCCATCCACCTACGAAAGGACCTTGAGCAATTCCTCATGTTGACGCTGTCCGAGACCCTGAACGCGACGACTGGGAGAAATGCCGAGTGAATCCATCAAAGCACTGGTTTTAGCTTTACCGAAGCCCGGCAAGGATTCAATGAGTGTCGAAACCTTCATGCGACCGACGACGGGGTCAGCTGCTTTTTCCAAAATTTCAACGAGCGTGATTTTCCCCTCTTTGATTTCAGTACGCAAAACGGAACGCTTCGAGCGCATCTCTGCGGCTTTTGCTAGATTCCTTGTTCGGTCTTCTGCTGACAACTGTGGTAACGCCATAGTCTTCCTCCATCTTCGCACTCATATGAGCGGTTCCCTAAAGTACCCTGAAAAGATGATACGACCAAAAAAAGTATCATGTAAAGCAACACTTTACTTTATACAGCCGATTAGTGCATTTATTCGACTCGTACCGTCGAATGGCTCTTTTTAATACGTTCGACTTGCTGAGCGATACCGACGCCGAGCGCCTCTTTGTCCGGATAGCGAGCGATATCGGTGACTTTTTCGATGAGTTCGACTTCGAGATAGGTGTTGTAAAGGTCACCGGAAAAGTCGAATAAGTGCGCTTCGACAGTCGGTTTTTGACAATCGTCGCGAGGCGATCCGATAAATACCGCGCTTTCACGACTCGAACCGTCGAGAAACCGTACGAGAGCGCGATAACCGCCGCAAGGAACCATCGGAGCCACAAAAGGTTTGACGTTGGCCGTCGGCACACCGATCGTGCGGCCGAATTGCTCTCCCTTCGACACATAGCCCGACAGTTTATACGGATGTCCGAGCAAATCTCGCGCAGCCGTGATATCTCCTTTTTCCAAGAGCGTTCTGATGCGCGTCGAACTGATCCGTTCAGCTCCCGATTCCTCAAGCACGGAGGCGATCACGGTGGTACCGTACGGTTTACAATACTCGGCCAGTTCTTTTATACCGCACCGGCCACCGTGGCCGAAACGGAAGTTTTCTCCCACGATTATTTCTGTGGGAGTACACCGCGAGAACAAATGACCGTCGACGAAATCATGCCCGCCCGTATCGGCTAAGTCCCGAGTGAACGGGATGATCACCACCTCATCGACACCGAGGCTTTTGAGTCGTTCGATACGTTCACACAGCCCGGTAATCGGCGCCGGCACATGTTCGCTGCGTACCACAGTTCCCGGTGGCGGATCGAATGTGATCACAACCGAGGGCACGGACAGCTCTTCGGCGCGTGAAACGACGCGCTTCACAAGCTCGCGATGCCCTTTGTGAACACCGTCGAAAACCCCGAGCGTCACGACGCTTCTTCCGATATTACGCTGCATGATTCCTCCCCGAAAAATTACATTCGGATTGAATTTTTGCAAATCAGGGTTCCGTGCAACCGCATCGAATGCTTCATCTCTCTTATAGAGCCCGAGCAAGCGACCGTCATACGACATTGCAAGGGCGATTTTGTCATCGCACGGCGAACCGCTCATCTTGTTCGTCGGTTTCGGCGCATAAAGACTACGTCCTGAAACGGTATCCTCATCGAGGGCATCGACCACGCGTCCCTTGAGGCCGAGGTTTTCGATTCTTGTGAACGCGTGCGAAAGCGATCCCGGTTTTTTCGAAAGATCGAGAAGTTCCTCCAAAGTGAATGCATCGGCGACGTCGAGATTACCGTCGAGCGTTCTCACGCGCCGCAAAGCGCTGATGTGCCCGAAACAACCGAGTTCGGCGCCGAGATCTCGCGCAATCGATCGAATATAGGTGCCTTTCGACACGCTGAGCTCGATATCCCATGTTTGCAACTGCGAATCAACCGATATGAGTCGGGCATCATAAATTTCGATTTCGCGTGGTGCAAGTTCGACCTTCACCCCTTCACGAGCACTGCGATGGGCGGTTTTTCCCCCGACTTTTATGGCACTGTATTGCGGAGGAACCTGCATATGCACTTTGACGAGATCGGAAAGAACCTTTGCGGCGAAAGCGATATCGAATACAAAAGAATCGACCTTTGCTGAGGCTATGACGCTTCCTTCGCTGTCATCGGTATCGGTAGCCGCGCCGAAAGTCACCGTGGCCCTGTAGGTTTTCGCGTGCGCCGTAAGTTTATCGCTCAAACGTGTGGCCGTACCGACGAGAACCACCAAGAGACCCGTCGCAAGCGGATCGAGCGTTCCGGCGTGACCGATACGTCGCACACCCGAAGCGTTACGCAACTTTGCTATGACGTCATGGCTCGTCCACCCTGCCGGTTTGTCGACGAGGATGACACCGTTCATGGACGGTTGATTTGTGAGAGATTTACTCATGTTTCATCTCGGATACCTGTTTTACGGTCGTGGCAGCAACGGAAGAATGCTTGAAAGAACGGTCTCCACCGAAGCTTTCGAATCGGGCCACGTGATACCGGCCGCCGCCTTGTGGCCTCCTCCGCCGAACGTGTGGGCGACGCTCGAAACATCGAAATCTGATTTCGAGCGCAAAGACACCCGCACGCCCTGTGCAGTTTTGCTGAACAAAATAGCTACACGTATGCCGTCGAGCGCCCGTATGAGTTCGATGAGATTTTCGCCCTCCGCCTTGGAAGCACCGGTGACAGAGTAGTCTTCATCGGAGACGACGGAATAAGCGACGTACCCTCCGTTTGTCACGGCGAGCTTCGCCAATATGAGAGATTCAAGCTCGAGCACCGCCAACGACTTCGAATTGAACAGCCGTGTGGATATCGAACTCGGGTCTGCTCCCCCGTCAACCATATCGGCTGCATCGCGCAGTACGCGTGATGTCGTGTTCACGTGCTGGAAGCGACCCGTGTCGCTTATGAGACCCGCATAGCATGCCGTCGCCACCGCGGGAGCACATTCGTAACGTGAAGCTTTCAAGAGCGCCCAGACGAGTTGTGCGCTTGCCGCATACTCGACATCGATCCACGCGGTATCGGTATATCGATCGAGCGGTGGATGATGATCGATGAGAAGAGACGCGTCCGACCGGTGCAGGTAAGCACTGCCGCCGCTTAATCGCGCTACATTGGGAGTATCGACCACAATGAGAAGATTGAAGTGCGTAGCTACGGTTTGAGAAGGCATTTCATACAGAGGAAAACCATGCAACCACGCATACGTGGCGGGAGCGCTCGTCTCATCTGCGAGCAGCGGAACGGCTTTGATGCCGGAAGAATCGAGAGCATGGGCCAGTGCAAGCACCGACCCGACAGCATCGCCGTCGGGTCGAGTATGAGCACAGATTCCCACTACCGATTCGCCCGTGAGGGCATTGATTGTTTCAAGCACGGATTCAAATGACATGTGCACGCCTTTCACAGACTATCTTTAAGAATCCGAATCGTCGGGACGCAACGTCGGGGGAACATCGAGCAACGCGGCTCCGATGCGTTCTCCTTCATCAATCGACTCGTCGATGAAGAATCTGAGCTCGGGAGTCACACGCCACGTCAAAGATTTGCCCAAAAGACTGCGGATGCGCCCCTTAGCCGACTCGAGACCCGCCAATACATCATCGTAGCGTCCGGGTTCGGCGCTCACATAAATCGTCGCAACACTTTTATCGGGACTCGTCTTAGCTCCCGTGACGGTAATCAATGAAAGACGCGGATCACTAATTTCCCGAGTGATGATTAGGGCAACTGCTTCGCGTATCAACTCATCGTTTTTTCGACCGAAAGATTCACGGCTCATAATGCCACCTCCACTTTCACGTTAGTTTTCCCGGGCGACCTCGACGATTTTATATGACTCGATGAAATCGCCTGCCTTAAGGTCTTGATACCCTTCTACGCCGATACCACACTCGAAGCCGAATTTCACCGACTTGACGTCATCCTTGAATCGCCTCAAAGACCCGATTTTTCCTTCGAAAATCACCGTGCTGTCGCGCACCACACGAATCTTATCTTCTCGCGAAATCTCGCCTTCGAGAACATACGATCCGGCGATGACGCCCATTTTCGGAACCTTGAACAAATCGCGAACTTCTGCTCGACCTGTGTCTTCTTCAATGAATTCAGGCGCGAGAAGACCGACGCGAGCCGCGTTGATTTCTTCAATCGCCTTATAGATGACGCGATACATTCGGATGTCGACTTTTTCCTCGGCAGCCATCGCTTTCGCATTCGGCGTCGGACGAACATTGAATCCGATGATGATTGCATCGGATGCGGCCGCAAGCTGAACATCGGTCTCGGTGATTCCACCCACCGCCGCATGGATGACATCGATACGAACTTCGGTTTGGTCCATCTTATCGAGAGCATCTCTCAACGCCTCAATCGATCCTTGAACGTCGACTTTAACGATGAGGTTGAGAGTCTGCAGCTCGCCGGCTTCGATTTGCGAGAACAAATCATCGAGGGATACATGGCGCTTAGTGGCCGCATGCTCGCGAAGGCGTTGTTTCATCGCTCGATCATCGGCCAATGCACGAGCTGAACGTTCGTCCTCGAATACGAGGAACTCGTCACCTGCACTCGGTACGCTACCGAGCCCGAGAATCTCGGCAGGTTGAGAGGGACCGACGCTCTTGACGTGTTTACCGAACGGATCTATCAAAGCACGGACGCGTCCGTGAGCGGTGCCGGCGACAAGCGTTTCTCCGACATGAAGGGTACCGCGTTGTACGAGAACGGTTGCAACCGGGCCGCGCCCTTTATCGAGCTTCGCCTCGACGACCGTACCGAACGCCGGCGCATTTTCATTCGCCTTGAGCTCGAGCATGTCTGCTTGCAGCAAAACCATTTCGAGCAAATCATCTATACCTATGCGCATTTTGGCAGAAACGTTGACGAAGATATTCTTTCCGCCCCACTCTTCAGGCACGAGTTCATACTCCGTGAGCATTTGTCGGACTTGGTCGGGATTCGCACCCTCCTTATCGACTTTGTTGACCGCGACGATTATGGGAACGCCGGCGGCACGGGCGTGGCTTATGGCCTCGACGGTTTGCGGCATGACGCCGTCATCGGCGGCAACGACCAAGATTACGATGTCGGTGATCTCCGCGCCTCGAGCACGCATGGCCGTAAAGGCTTCGTGTCCCGGGGTATCGATGAAGGTGATGGTTCGTCCGTTTTTATAAACGACCGACGCACCGATATGCTGAGTGATTCCGCCTGCCTCCGAAGCCGCAACGCCGGTTTCGCGAATCGCATCGAGCAGAGAAGTCTTGCCGTGATCGACGTGACCCATGACGGTGACGACCGGAGAACGAGGGGTGAGATCTTTGGGATCGTCCTCGAACGTCCAGGTCATTTCATCGGCTACAGTCGCTATGGTGACCTCTCGCTCGAGGTCACCGGAGATGAGCTCGATAAGATCGTTACTCATCGTCTGTGTAAGCGTAAGAGGATTTCCCAGCAGGAACAGGCGCTTGATGATATCGTTGGTCGCGACATCGAGCAACTCCGCGACTTGTGCGACAGTCGAGCCTTCAGGCACCGATACGGCCTCCCCACCGTGCGGAAGATCGATTTCATTGGGATTTTTCGATTCTTGGACGACGTTTTCTTCGACCGTTTCGCCGTGTTTCTTTTTCTTCTTCTTTTTCGATGCGTTTTGCGCCTGCGCCGCGGCGACTTCGGCCTTCATCTCCGCCAAAACTTTATCTCGCTGAATCTTTTCAGCCTGACGAGCCATCTGAGCGTATCGATCTTCCTCACTTATTGGAGGCTGTGCCGGTGAAGGGACTTCCGGAGTCATACCTGCTCCAGAGGGCTTTTTAGCACTATCGGGATGAACCGCGCCGCCTTTCGAAGTTTTCTTCGAAGTTTTCTTTGCGACCTTGGCTGCACTTTCTTCTTTGGCTTTTTCTGCAAGGCGTTGTGATTCTGCAGCGATTGCCGCCTCGAGCGCATCGGTCGGCGTCTTCTTCTTTTCTATCGGAGGAGCCTCCTCGACAACCGCTTTGGGGCTCTCGATCAGAGCATCATTTTCCTCTTGAGCGCGAGTACGCGCTTCGATTTCAGCTTGCGCCTTCTCTTCTTCACGACGCTTGCGCTCTTCTTCACGACGTTTGCGCTCGCCTTCCTCGGCCTTGCGGCGCTTCAATTCTTCAGCTTTGCGCGCCTCTTCTTCCTGCACCGCATTCTGCGCGATCTCAGCCTCGGCCTTCGTCTTCTCGGCTTCGATTTCAGCCTTGTGACTTTCGATGACCGTGGCTAAAGAAGCGCGTACCATGTCGACATACGCATCGACGAGGCTCGTCGCGTGGCTCTTTGCCGGTATTCCGAGCTTCTCCAAATGAGTCATCAGCTCTTTACTTGACATTCCGAACTCTTTTGCAAGCTCATGTACTTTGATTCCTGCCATTAGCAGTCACTCTCCTTGCGTTCACACGCCGGTGATATAAGGACGTTAAAGTCACGCCGTAGACGGTCATAATCATCTTCACTGAGCGCAACGCGAAGTGCCGAGGCGAGCCTACGACGTTTGTAGGCGAGTTCGAAACAATCGGGTTGCGCGCACACATAAGCACCTCGGCCGTTAGACTTTCCGGTCGCATCAAGCTCGACGTTTCCTTCGACGGTCCGAACGAACCGAACGAACCGCCGTTTGTCACTTGATTGCTGACAGCCTATACATGTTCTTATCGGTGCTTTGTGCGACTTCATTAGGCCTGCGCGCCCTCCTTATCATGAACACCGCAGTATTGTGAACCGGGGCGTGCATGGTTGCGACACCGTGTACCATCCGCATTCTCGGCAATGCAACGCGTATCGATTTCGGCAAGGTCATCCATGGCACCAGCTGCAAGAGTCGTCGCTTCGATGAGTCCGGCCTGTGCGGCCATATCGGTACTCTTGATATCGATGCGCCATCCGGTCAGCTGTGCGGCGAGTCGAGCGTTTTGGCCTTCTTTGCCGATTGCCAAGGAAAGTTGATCGCTCGGTACTATAACCGTTGCGGTATGGGTCTCTTCATTGGTCAACACTCTATCGACTTTCGCCGGTGAAAGCGCAGACTTGATGTATGCCGCCGAATTATCACTCCAAGGAATGATGTCGATACGTTCATTGCGCAGATCCTGCACCACTTGACGCACGCGGTTGCCTTTCGGTCCGACGCATGCTCCGACGGGATCGAGACCCGGCTCTTTACTCCAAACGGCCACTTTCGAACGAACACCGGCATCACGCGCAATAGCCTTTATTTCGACTATTCCGTCGTAGACCTCGGGCACTTCGATTTCAAACAGACGCTTGATGAGACCGGGGTGCTTACGGGAAACGATAATCGAGTAATCACTCCCCTTGGCACGACGAGCGTCGATGATGTAAACTTTAAGCCGCTCGTTGTGCGAGTAGTGCTCATTAGAGGGCTGCTCCTTTGAGGGGAGTTCGGCTTCAAGGTTCTCGCGCAACTTAATCAAGGTGAATCCCTTGTTAAACTGTTGGACTTCGCCGGTCACACACTCACCGATACGCCCCACATACTCCTCCACGATTTTTTCACGGCGAGCTTCGCGAATCATTTGATTGACGATGTTCTTCGCCTCGAGCGCGACGATGCGAGATTTGTCTTTCGGAGTGACGTCGACCTCTTCATAACTCTCGGCTTCATCGGTTTCAGGGTCGATCTCACCGACGGGCACAAGCTCGTAGACATACGGCGTGCCGTCTTCGGTGTTCAACGTAACGCGGCAGTTGTTCACGAGGCCAAGAACACGAACGAACTTAGGTGCAAGCGCCGTCTCAAGTTTATCGAGGAAATCATATTCGTCTATGCCGTGCTCTGTGGCAACATCGTGGAGAATATCCATCAATGTCGGTTTCGGTTCTTTCTTTACCATTTTTATTTCCTTTCTCCACTCTTGAAGTCTATTTTAGTCGACAACCGAGCCGATATAATCGAATCGAACTTGATTTCTCTGAGTACATCTTCACACTCGATACGAACGGCATCTTTATCGATGCCCTTTAAAACACCTTTGAAATTTGCCTGCTTCCCCTTCGGTGCATCAATCTTTATGTGCACATCGCTCCCGGAAAAACGTACGAAATCTTCGGCCTTTCTCAAAGGACGATTGATACCCGGCGAGGAAACTTCGAGAATGTAGCTTGAACCGATGAAGTCGGCTTCATCGAGAGCGGCATCCACCCATTCATTGGCTGTAACGATTTTCTCGAGGTCGATTCCCTGCGGGTGGTCGAGCATAACCGCAATGACGGGATTTGACATCGAACCGCTGATATCGATATCGACCAGTTCGTATCCGCTCTCTTCTGCGAGAGGCTCAAGCAGGGCAATCATCTGCTCTTTCAGCTCTTTGAATTTCATGAACACCACCTTAATTCTTTGCTACATCAACAAAAGAAGCGGGTGTGAACCCACTTCTCAAAAGTTACCGTTAATTTTCTCTACCGCAGAGATTATACCATTGCGAACCGGGATATTCAAACGCAGCTCACGCTAGTTGAACCTGAGTTTTTCCGTGTTCACGAGATTTGCGACATGCGAAGCCACATCATTCAAAGGCACTTCGACCTTACCCTCGGTACCACGGAGTTTCACCTCGGCAGTCCCGTTCTCGTATCCTTTTTTGCCGAGCACGACTTGCACCGGCCAACCTATGAGATCGGCATCGGCGAATTTAACGCCTGCGCGTTCCGACCGATCGTCAAACACCGTCTCGATTCCGGAATCTGCAAGTTCGCGGGCGATGTCTTCGGCAACTCTGAACGCGTCATCCCCCTCTTTTGCAAGCGGAACGACGACGACCTCCATCGGAGCGATGCTCATCGGCCATATGATTCCGTGTTCATCGTTATTTTGTTCTATGACAGCGGCGAGCGAACGCGAAATTCCCACACCGTAACATCCCATGAAGAAGTTTTGCTCTTTCCCGTTCGCATCGAGATAGGTGGCGTTCATGCTTTCCGAATATCGTTTTCCCAGTTGGAAGACTTGACTGACCTCTATGCCGCGTGCGGTATCAAGCACCGCTCCGCATTGAGGGCAACTATCGCCCGCACGGGCAGTCGTCAAATCCGCGAACATCTCGACATTGAAATCTCGACCGATCGAAGCGCCCGCGAAGTGGAAATCTTTCTCATTCGCACCGACGATCCATGCCCTATCGTTTTCGAGACTTCCATCGGCGATGATACGAGTTTTCGCAGGCACGCCAACCGGTCCGATGAACCCTTTCACGATCCCGAATTTTACAAAATCTTCCTCCTCGAGCAAAGCAAAATCACCAATGAGGTTCGTAGCTTTGATCATATTGAGGTCACGATTTCCCGGAACGAAGAAAAGCACCAAAATTCCTTCGGGGGTTTTACCCGCCAGAGCCTTAACCGTTTGAGACTCCTCGACGTCGAGAAACTTTGCAAGCGCGGAGATGGTCGATGTGCCCGGAGTTGATATCTTCTTGATTTCAACAGGCTTTGCTGAAACGGGAATGCGTTCGAATACGGCCTCGCCGACCTCGGTATTAGCCGCATAGCCACAGTCGCAATATACCAACTCGGCTTCTCCGGCATCGGCCAGCGCCATGAACTCGGTGGTGACCTTGCCACCTATCTGACCGCTGTCGGCCTCAACCGGTCGATACACAAGTCCGAGGCGTTCGCAGATACGACCGTACGCCATGGCCTGCAGATCATAGTGTTCTTGCAGCGACTCTTGTGTCTCATGAAACGAATACGCATCTTTCATGATGAATTCGCGACCACGCAAAAGACCGAACCGCGGACGAATTTCATCACGAAACTTCATGTTTATTTGAAAAAGCGACAGAGGAAGTTCCCGATACGAACGCACGTCGGCGCGAATCAACGAGGTTATGATTTCCTCATGTGTCGGTCCGAGGCAAAATCCTCGTCCGTGGCGATCGGTGAACCGTGCAAGTTCCGGACCGTATACGTCCCAACGGCCCGACTCTTTCCACAGTTCCGCCGGTTGCACGACGGGAAGCAGTAGTTCCTGACAACCGATTTCCGCCATCTCTTCACGAACGATATCTTCTATCTTGGACAGAACGCGAAAGCCCAACGGCAAGAACGAATAGATGCCGGCGGCTGATTTACGAATCATTCCCGACCGATAGAGAAGCCGGTGGCTTGCAAGCTCGGCCTCTGCGGGAACTTCCTTTAAGGTCGGAGCATAAGTTTCAGACATTTTAAAAAACGATTTCATCTATAATCCATTCCTCGGCCCTATCGCGATACATGCGATAGGGAAAATCGTGCGTCATTCTAGAATAGCAAAAAGTACCTCTCCTAGTGAGCTCGTGCTCTTATTTCTTCGAAGAGTGCGTCGACGAGACGATCTTCTGCAACTTTTCGAAGCGGCTCGCCGTGAGAAAAGATAATGCCGTCGGATTTTCCGCACGCTATACCGAAGTCGGCCTCTCGAGCCTCGCCGGGCCCGTTGACCACACAGCCCATTACGGCGATCTTTAGATTCGGGGCCTCATTTTTAAGGCGCCTTTCGACCTCTTGCGCAAGAGGTATCATGTCGACTTGACAACGCCCACACGTCGGGCAACTGATGAGTTCGGGATGATTGCGCTTGATGTCGAGCGCAGCCAAAATCTCCCAAGCGGCCTCTACTTCTTTGACGGGATCGGCGGTCAGAGACACACGCAACGTGTCCCCGATACCGGCTTCGAGAAGTGTTCCGAGACCGACAGCGCTCTTTATCGACCCGCCGAATTCGGTACCGGACTCGGTGACACCGATGTGAAGCGGATAGTCGGTTTTTTGTGCAAGCGAACGGTATGCGTCGATGGTGGTCCTGACGCTGCTCGCTTTGGCCGAAATCACGATATCGAAAAATTCGTGTGCTTCGAAAAACGAACAAAATTCAAGGGCGGACGAGACAAGCCTTGTCGCCAACGGAACAGAAGGATCTTGACAATTTTTCGCCAAAGAGCCAGCATTCACTCCGATCCTTATGGGAATCGAAGCTTCCTTTGCCGCGACGATAACCGCTTCGACCCTGTCAAGCGATCCGATGTTTCCGGGATTGATTCTCAACTTGGCAGCCCCGAGCTTAGTTGCCTCGATTGCCAATCTATAATCGAAATGCACATCGGCGACTACGGGGAGTGGCGAATTCTCACAGATTATCCCGAAAGCCTTCAGTGATTCGATGCAAGGAACCGCAACGCGAATAATCTCGCATCCTGCATCTTTCAGCCGTTCGATTTGCTCGAGCGTGGCTTGATGGTCTTTCGTGTCCGTGTTAGTCATCGACTGAATGACGGGAAGATCAGTTCCTCCGATACGGACTCCTCCGACCGAGACCTGTCGAGTTATTCTTGACTGTACCATAGTGCCACACTACTCCTCTTATCCGAGAATATGACTGAAGTCATTGACCGTAAGTACAATTACCAACAAAAATAAAAGCGCAAAACCGGCGAGAGAAAGACCTGTTTGAACTTTCATGGAAACCGGCTTTTTCCGGATACCTGCAAATAATTCGATGGCTATTTTTCCACCGTCCAGCGGAGGAATCGGCAAGATATTCATAATACCGAGAGAAAGAGAGATGGCGGCGATAAGCCAGATGTAATCAAGCGCACTCGTTTCGGCGGCTTTGGCCGCCATCACCGAAATACCTACGATACTTGAAGACTGCGCGGCAGACGCCTTAAAGGTACGGGGATTGAAGAAGCCTGCGAGTGCTTTGAACGTGAGACCGACATAGCCGAATGATTTGGCCAGCGAGGAACCCACCGAAGACTTCACATGCGTCATATGACTTTGCACGCCGAGATATGGCTTTTTTGTGGTCGGATTCGACCCGAGTTCGACTTCTTCGGAAAAGATTTTTCCGCTACGACTGACTTGAACGTTGACTCTCTCTCCCACGTTATAAGAAGATGCCAAAAGCGGCGCAATCGATGAAACTCCGACGACCGACTTTCCGTCGATTGCAGTGATTTTATCATTCGCTTTCAAGCCCGCCGAATACGCGGGTCCGCCTTTGACGGGATCGATGTGTCCGAGATCGGAATAATAACCCCACCCCGACAGCACTATCGTGAACACGGCGAGAGCCGTAACGATATTGACGACGACCCC
Above is a genomic segment from Coriobacteriia bacterium containing:
- the thiI gene encoding tRNA 4-thiouridine(8) synthase ThiI is translated as MISTVCVVSYHELGLKGKNRSKFERRLMNNIDFVLKSKKVAPAIRLSGRILVEVPEKCEADELARMIADIAGVAHVMISYRIGRSLQEIENVALRVIREAGAFNTFRVTAKRSNTDFTMTSLELNEVVGAFLVEHTGAKVKLKNPDVNVSIIIVGGDTLISARRIEGIGGLPSGSSGKVVSLLSSGIDSPVATWRILRRGAIGVGVHFSGRPATSSESELLVKDIGEVLSKTSGMGRIYVIPFGDIQKEIASIVLPDLRIIMYRRVMIKVAEAIASYEGATALVTGESLGQVASQTLENIVVVDEAATLPILRPLIGNDKNEIILDARRIGTFEISSQNAADCCTLFMPRKPETHARIEAVLKNWAELDIDSFVERCMQHKEYIDFSCREYQPPHS
- the rpoZ gene encoding DNA-directed RNA polymerase subunit omega; translation: MSVVNPPYDELLKQVDSKFTLCTLSSKRARQINDMIHGVRDQALNVMSASDVSRITEEKPLSIAMKEIANGDVKAAEKAAE
- the gmk gene encoding guanylate kinase, encoding MRKGNLFIISGPSGAGKGTLVKEILCRVPDAWLSVSATTRSMRPGEVAGISYYYVSREQFQALIDTGDLLEYSKHFSNYYGTPKAPVEKHVAAGKQVILEIDVNGALQVQKIAPYAVTIFVEPPSIEELKSRLIKRGTEAPQQIEERINRVNSELGFKARYNHIVVNDDLSQACDELTAIIDSHARIIKE
- a CDS encoding integration host factor, which codes for MALPQLSAEDRTRNLAKAAEMRSKRSVLRTEIKEGKITLVEILEKAADPVVGRMKVSTLIESLPGFGKAKTSALMDSLGISPSRRVQGLGQRQHEELLKVLS
- the truB gene encoding tRNA pseudouridine(55) synthase TruB, giving the protein MSKSLTNQPSMNGVILVDKPAGWTSHDVIAKLRNASGVRRIGHAGTLDPLATGLLVVLVGTATRLSDKLTAHAKTYRATVTFGAATDTDDSEGSVIASAKVDSFVFDIAFAAKVLSDLVKVHMQVPPQYSAIKVGGKTAHRSAREGVKVELAPREIEIYDARLISVDSQLQTWDIELSVSKGTYIRSIARDLGAELGCFGHISALRRVRTLDGNLDVADAFTLEELLDLSKKPGSLSHAFTRIENLGLKGRVVDALDEDTVSGRSLYAPKPTNKMSGSPCDDKIALAMSYDGRLLGLYKRDEAFDAVARNPDLQKFNPNVIFRGGIMQRNIGRSVVTLGVFDGVHKGHRELVKRVVSRAEELSVPSVVITFDPPPGTVVRSEHVPAPITGLCERIERLKSLGVDEVVIIPFTRDLADTGGHDFVDGHLFSRCTPTEIIVGENFRFGHGGRCGIKELAEYCKPYGTTVIASVLEESGAERISSTRIRTLLEKGDITAARDLLGHPYKLSGYVSKGEQFGRTIGVPTANVKPFVAPMVPCGGYRALVRFLDGSSRESAVFIGSPRDDCQKPTVEAHLFDFSGDLYNTYLEVELIEKVTDIARYPDKEALGVGIAQQVERIKKSHSTVRVE
- a CDS encoding DHH family phosphoesterase, which gives rise to MSFESVLETINALTGESVVGICAHTRPDGDAVGSVLALAHALDSSGIKAVPLLADETSAPATYAWLHGFPLYEMPSQTVATHFNLLIVVDTPNVARLSGGSAYLHRSDASLLIDHHPPLDRYTDTAWIDVEYAASAQLVWALLKASRYECAPAVATACYAGLISDTGRFQHVNTTSRVLRDAADMVDGGADPSSISTRLFNSKSLAVLELESLILAKLAVTNGGYVAYSVVSDEDYSVTGASKAEGENLIELIRALDGIRVAILFSKTAQGVRVSLRSKSDFDVSSVAHTFGGGGHKAAAGITWPDSKASVETVLSSILPLLPRP
- the rbfA gene encoding 30S ribosome-binding factor RbfA, giving the protein MSRESFGRKNDELIREAVALIITREISDPRLSLITVTGAKTSPDKSVATIYVSAEPGRYDDVLAGLESAKGRIRSLLGKSLTWRVTPELRFFIDESIDEGERIGAALLDVPPTLRPDDSDS